A window of Vigna unguiculata cultivar IT97K-499-35 chromosome 4, ASM411807v1, whole genome shotgun sequence contains these coding sequences:
- the LOC114180429 gene encoding uncharacterized protein LOC114180429, with protein MTDQPIKQILQKLEVLSDFLAELTSSPAQEEETVVGWVLLVNGATNSKESGAGIILEDPQGALIEQLLHFAFRASNNQAEYEALIAGMLLAKELGIQNLLAKSDSLLVTGQVSREYQAKDPLLARYLDFVRTLAVHFQSFRLIHVPREQNSRADLLSKLASCSRPGRQRSVIRETLVAPKVSDVGSDVQVCTLNFLTVEEGQTSSWLVPYITYLADGCLPSDHAEAQIIKRNATRYTLIDGKLFRRGFSRPLLIYVTLEVGRRLMSELHEGICGSHVGDRALSLRVLRAGYYWPPPEELHSISTLWPFHTWGIDILGPFLVATRQRKLLVVAIEYFTKWIEAEPVASISANVIRAFLWKRIVCRFGVPHRLISDNGTQFTA; from the exons ATGACTGATCAGCCCATAAAGCAAATCCTTCAGAAGCTCGAG GTTTTGTCAGACTTCTTGGCTGAGTTGACATCATCACCCGCCCAGGAGGAGGAAACGGTTGTAGGATGGGTATTATTAGTTAATGGAGCAACAAACTCGAAAGAAAGTGGGGCAGGAATTATTTTGGAAGATCCGCAGGGTGCCTTGATTGAACAATTGCTCCATTTTGCTTTCCGAGCTAGCAACAATCAAGCGGAATACGAGGCTCTTATAGCAGGAATGTTGCTAGCTAAGGAACTCGGAATACAGAACCTCTTGGCAAAAAGCGATTCCTTATTGGTCACAGGACAAGTATCAAGAGAATACCAAGCTAAGGATCCTTTACTAGCTCGGTATCTAGACTTTGTCCGAACGTTAGCCGTTCACTTCCAGTCCTTCCGATTGATACATGTACCACGGGAGCAGAATTCACGTGCAGATCTGTTATCCAAATTGGCAAGCTGTTCACGCCCAGGCAGACAAAGATCGGTAATACGCGAGACGTTGGTAGCCCCTAAAGTATCAGACGTCGGATCCGATGTACAAGTCTGCACACTAAACTTCTTGACAGTGGAGGAAGGACAAACAAGCTCATGGTTAGTCCCTTATATTACATATTTAGCGGACGGATGCCTTCCCTCCGACCATGCAGAGGCccaaataataaaaaggaaTGCCACTAGGTATACCCTAATAGACGGAAAGCTTTTTCGGAGAGGATTTAGCCGACCTTTGCTTATTTATGTAACACTTGAGGTCGGTAGGCGGTTGATGTCCGAGCTTCATGAGGGAATATGTGGAAGTCATGTTGGCGACAGGGCGTTGTCCCTCAGAGTCTTACGCGCAGGCTATTACTGGCCCCCACCAGAAGAATTGCATTCCATAAGTACCCTATGGCCTTTTCACACCTGGGGTATTGACATCCTAGGCCCATTCCTTGTGGCTACTAGACAGCGGAAGTTATTGGTGGTGGCTATTGAGTATTTTACAAAGTGGATCGAGGCCGAGCCAGTAGCATCCATCTCAGCAAATGTGATACGGGCCTTTTTATGGAAGAGAATCGTTTGTCGATTCGGGGTCCCACACCGATTAATCTCGGATAATGGGACACAATTCACCGCATAG